A section of the Humulus lupulus chromosome 2, drHumLupu1.1, whole genome shotgun sequence genome encodes:
- the LOC133814524 gene encoding uncharacterized protein LOC133814524: MGNDHDKPPTRRISYKDFSEEKKEEIRRKQRERYAKQKALKTNSIRINDTESSNNDDLDTFDNDRTTVLITQHSNIGVQYTNNIEHVSHLQRVSKRQRNSHTHTDINEEGSSHENAGLDQCVFNAPTSSQVAAIWVENDDRDQPRGRNILVYNHSGGNHKVQFRGSRSKYNETNPSINPQESSTAEELLATEERGLNQQRKCPTVSCREYYCYKLQIRENVRSILLLSGRLLQQFVVDMYVKIETSRLDYFRGKQQHVRSELYQGIVDTITLGETNPSNVGKQIILPSSFIGGPRDMRKRYMEAMALVQRYGKPDIFLTMTCNPNWPEITNELGPHNESQNRPDLVARVFHAKLEELKDQLFKRKIFGKVSAYVYVIEHQKRGLPHAHFLIILQNEWKLHAPEYFDEIISAEIPDKNTNIHLHNVVVKHMMHGPCGVLNPSNVCMKGNRGCKSNYPKNYASATTVGNDCFPIYRRSNNGMTVKVRGQYLDNRWVVPYNPYLLATFESHINVEICSTIKAVKYLYKCIYKGHDRVAFNLVSEINNQQVDEIQQFQSARWIAPPEAMWRIYGFIINEMSLAVYSLHLHLEDQHSVTFQANDDLINILNLDRSRKTMLTQFFALNRVDENAKKLLYKQIPEYYVWNHQHKEWTPRKTKTVIGRIVTANPFEGERYFMRILLNHVRGPLSFEDLRTIEGILAPTFCEAATMHGLLQRDSSLEDCLHEASLYQMPSSLR, from the exons ATGGGAAATG ATCATGACAAACCACCTACAAGAAGAATTTCATATAAAGATTTTTCGgaagaaaaaaaggaagaaatTCGTAGAAAACAAAGAGAGAGATATGCTAAACAGAAAGCATTAAAAACCAATTCAATTCGTATAAATGATACGGAATCATCAAATAACGATGATTTGGACACATTTGATAATGATCGTACGACAGTATTGATTACTCAACATTCAAATATTGGTGTTCAATATACGAACAATATTGAACATGTTAGTCATCTTCAAAGAGTATCAAAGAGACAACGAAATTCTCATACTCATACTGACATCAATGAAGAGGGATCGTCTCATGAAA ATGCTGGGCTTGATCAATGTGTATTCAATGCCCCTACATCCTCACAAGTTGCAGCGATATGGGTCGAAAATGATGATAGAGATCAACCAAGAGGACGTAACATTCTTGTGTATAACCATTCTGGTGGAAATCATAAAGTTCA ATTTAGAGGAAGCAGATCAAAGTACAACGAAACAAACCCATCAATAAATCCTCAAGAATCATCCACTGCAGAAGAACTACTTGCAACAGAAGAGCGAG GATTAAACCAACAAAGAAAGTGCCCAACAGTTTCATGTCGCGAATATTATTGTTACAAGTTGCAAATAAGAGAAAATGTCAGATCAATTTTGCTGCTTTCTGGTCGATTATTGCAACAGTTTGTAGTTGATATGTATGTGAAGATCGAGACCTCAAGACTAGATTATTTTAGAGGCAAACAACAACATGTTCGATCAGAGTTGTATCAAGGTATTGTTGATACAATTACACTTGGGGAAACAAATCCTTCTAATGTTGGGAAACAGATTATACTCCCATCTTCTTTTATTGGAGGTCCAAGAGACATGAGAAAAAGATATATGGAAGCAATGGCTTTAGTTCAACGTTACGGCAAACCTGACATTTTCTTAACGATGACATGCAATCCAAATTGGCCAGAAATTACAAATGAACTAGGTCCACACAATGAGAGTCAAAATAGACCTGATTTGGTTGCTCGAGTCTTTCATGCGAAATTGGAAGAATTAAAGGACCAGTTATTCAAAAGGAAAATATTCGGAAAAGTGTCAGCATATGTCTATGTTATTGAGCACCAAAAAAGGGGTCTTCCGCATGCCCACTTTTTAATTATCTTACAAAATGAGTGGAAACTCCATGCACCAGAATATTTTGATGAGATCATATCAGCAGAGATACCTGATAAAAATACAAACATCCACCTCCATAACGTAGTTGTGAAGCACATGATGCATGGACCATGTGGAGTATTAAATCCATCAAATGTTTGCATGAAAGGAAATCGTGGATGCAAAAGTAATTATCCAAAGAATTATGCATCTGCAACAACTGTTGGAAACGATTGCTTCCCAATATATAGGCGTTCAAACAATGGAATGACTGTGAAGGTCCGAGGACAATATCTAGACAATCGTTGGGTTGTTCCATACAACCCGTATCTCCTTGCAACATTTGAATCTCACATTAATGTAGAGATTTGTTCTACAATAAAAGCAGTGAAATATCTTTACAAGTGCATTTATAAAGGTCATGATCGTGTCGCTTTCAACTTGGTTTCTGAAATAAACAATCAACAAGTTGATGAAATCCAACAATTCCAGTCAGCCCGATGGATTGCTCCCCCAGAAGCAATGTGGAGAATATATGGATTTATTATCAATGAGATGTCCCTAGCAGTGTATAGTTTGCATTTACATCTGGAGGATCAACACTCGGTCACTTTCCAAGCAAACGACGATCTAATTAACATCCTCAATTTAGACCGTTCTAGAAAAACTATgctaacacaattctttgcattaAATCGAGTAGATGAAAATGCAAAGAAATTACTGTACAAACAAATTCCAGAATATTATGTTTGGAACCATCAACACAAAGAATGGACTCCCCGAAAAACGAAAACAGTCATAGGTCGTATTGTTACAGCAAATCCATTTGAGGGTGAGCGTTATTTCATGCGGATATTGCTAAACCATGTAAGGGGACCGCTGTCCTTTGAAGATCTTAGAACAATCGAGGGCATTTTGGCCCCCACATTTTGTGAGGCAGCAACAATGCATGGTTTGTTACAAAGAGACAGTAGCTTAGAAGACTGTTTACATGAGGCATCTTTATATCAAATGCCATCCAGTTTGAGGTGA
- the LOC133816183 gene encoding glucose-1-phosphate adenylyltransferase small subunit, chloroplastic-like, with protein sequence MGDYKNKGFVEVLAAQQSPENPNWFQGTADAVRQYMWLFEEHNVVEFLVLTGDHLYRMDYETFIQAHRETDADITMAEKPKGEQLKAMKVDTTILGLDDERAKEMPYTDFRNCGYTWS encoded by the exons atgGGAGATTACAAGAACAAAGGCTTTGTTGAAGTTCTTGCGGCTCAGCAGAGCCCCGAGAATCCCAACTGGTTCCAG GGGACGGCTGATGCGGTGAGACAGTACATGTGGCTCTTTGAGGAACATAATGTCGTAGAGTTTTTGGTTCTTACTGGAGACCATTTGTATAGGATGGATTATGAGACGTTTATTCAGGCACACAGAGAGACTGATGCGGATATCACTATGGCTGAGAAACCCAAAGGGGAGCAACTCAAAGCTATGAAG GTTGATACTACCATTTTGGGTCTTGATGATGAGAGAGCCAAGGAGATGCCTTACACTGATTTTAGAAATTGTGGGTACACTTGGTCCTAA